In Lycium ferocissimum isolate CSIRO_LF1 chromosome 7, AGI_CSIRO_Lferr_CH_V1, whole genome shotgun sequence, the sequence GAGACTTTTCAATCTTATGGTTATAAATTAAAGATATActtaatgtactaaaatgtcttttgaattttgaggtTTTAAACTTACCATGTAtggtgtttgaattgtcaacttactaaacaTAGAAATATGCACTCTCTTTATGGAAACACTTAAATTGGGGCAGAGGaagtatatattaaaaaaagtttaattttgttACGCGAATTTGAATTAGAAGACAAATAACTTACCAGTATTACAATGTAGTTGTCCAAATAGATTGGAATGCTTCTAGAGGATTTACAAATCAAAGCTCGAATCAACTGTATATTAAAAAAGGTTTTTAATTTTGTTAGCCCAATTTGAATTAGAAGACGAATTATTTACCAGTATTGGAATGATGTAGTCCAAATAGATTGGAATGCATTTAGAAGATTTACATATTCCACCCAACTTAGCATATTGTTGATTCGAGCGTTGAGTTTAACTTTTCTCTGCAAAAGGTTCCATTTTAGTTGAACATAGGGCTGGAAAATGgttaataaaaacaaataacCATTCAATCCGACTCATTGAATTTGGGTTGGATAACTGACCATCCAAAAATGGattaaatttggaatttttccGTATCATCCATTAAAAGATGGATATCCAGATATTATCAATACCCATTTGtctgtttatttttttcatgagttcttGCTTTCTAGGAATCTAAGCTTATTTTGGCTTTCAGTTCTCACCTGACCATTCCTGAAAGCacggataatatggatatccatattatccgtcGGTTAAAACATTTTTTATCCATGTTAAATATGGGCGGGTCAGATATTATAATCCTTTTTGTTTAACCCGTTTTCGCCCGCCCATATCCAATTCAACCCATCGGTTTGCGACTCCTAGTTGACCATACTGTGATAAGTGATAACTGATAATTGTGTGATTGTGCATTTTAGGATTTTGGTTGTTTTAATTGTTCataaaagaaacaattttttttggttggtaTAGTTTTGTATTAAGTGCAATCTTTGAAATGATTGCAGGAACTAAAATCTCCATTGCATATCTGTCCTGCGGTGGCCAAATCAGGAAAAGTTAGTGCGTGCCAATATAATGACAAATGCCGGTTTAGTCATGATTTGGAAGCTTTTAAAGCTGAGGTAAACCAAAAAATTAAGATCTTAGTTTTTGTTCCGATGGTGTTATGCTTTATGGAATGCCGCAAAAGTACAATCTTTCGTGTTGTTTTGAGTGCAGAAACCAGCTGATATAGAGGGTAGTTGCCCTTTCCTGGTTTATGAAGGGCCATGCCCATATGGAGTGGGTTGTAGGTTTGCAGGGACACACAGAGATGATGTTTCAGCTCAAACTGAGAATTTGCCGGTAAAGAGTTCTGAAGTAAATTTTTTCAATAAGGACACTCAGAAACTTCTGTGGAAAAACAAAATGAAGTTTCCCAAGGCTGAAGCCACTCTCAAACTTCTTGGACTTAAGGTTTGTGAATCCCAGCATTTGTTCTTCCATTTTTCAATACCAAATTTAGGGTAAAAAAAGTGACTATTTATTCGGCGGACTTCAACTTTTAGCTTAATGAAAAAAATGTTTGAGAATTAGGAAGCAGTCTCATACCTCTATAATTTTTTCCTCTGAATTGTTTCTCATGTTCATTATAACTTCTTATTACAGGGCAATCCTAAAGATAAAATATTGGCTGATAAAGAGGAAAATGGCCAATTCGTGCCAAAAGAGCCAGCCACTGACACCAAAATAAACAGCAGTGAAGTTGCTGCTGACAGTATCACTCCTTCCATTTCACCGGAAGATGATTTAGATGAAAATAATTTGGCTGATGATATTAGACCTTTAAAGAAGGCAAAGTCATCTGTCAATGAAATTTGTTCTTCCCAAGTTAGCAATGGTTGTTACTTGTTAGATGCTTTCTTCCTTTATGTGCATTCAGGTTGTTTCTTATAGTTAGATGAAAGCTCTTATACATGATACTATCTATCCTGACAGGTTCAAGTGTCCAGGGGGAAGTTCTTGGCAGCAACTGTGATGTGAATAAATCAGAGCCTACTGCTGATGCGGTTACAGATTCTGATAAAAGCCTAAAATTGCACCACCGTGAAAAAAAGCTTATTGATTTTAGAGACAAACTCTATCTTGCGCCTTTGACCACAGTTGGGAATCTACCTTTTCGGAGAGTTTGCAAGGTGCTCGGAGCTGATGTTACATGTGGTGAGATGGCAATGTGCGCAAATCTTTTGCAGGTCAGTCACTGTTAATTGTTGACGGGATAAATACAAGTTATCATTAAAATTATTCATGAAGATAGAATCCAAATGACGGAATGAGAGTGAAGTTCTTCTGTGGTAATTTAATGGTTAGGAAGTACAAGCTGAGAAATGCTATTATAAAAATtgcatatattttctttttaacccTTTGACACATAAATTCGTTCAAATGCAACTGGTTTAGATGTGGGCGTGTCATACTTTTGGCTTCCATAAGAAATAAATATGCATGTTCTTCCCTACCTCATCCTCAAGTTAAGAGAAACACCTGCAATGGTTTTGTATGGGGAGTACTCAACTTGTTTAGATATGGGTATGTGACTTCTGGCTTCTATGAGAATCCATGTCTTTTATCTGTCGTCCTTGTTCACCAAATTCCATCTCAAATGATTGTTTGTTCACTTGGGTAACACTCTTGAACTTATGTATTAATTCTTGTATTATGGCTAATGTAGGGCCAAGCATCTGAGTGGGCACTGCTGAGACGGCATCCATCCGAGAATTTGTTTGGTGTTCAGATTTGTGGGGCATATCCAGACACTGTTACAAAGACTGTTGAGCTTATAGAGCAAGAATGCTCTGTGGATTTCATTGATATTAACATGGGATGCCCGATCGATATTGTAGTTAACAAGGGTGCTGGATCAGCTCTCCTTACAAAACCAATGCGGATGAAGAGTGTAGTAGACGCTGCTTCTTTAACAGTTGATACGCCAGTAACTATCAAGGTAGGGTGGACTGCTTTACCCTTTTTTAATAACTCTTGGAAACCAACATTTCTGGGCATAGTTAATTGGCATTGTGATATGATATTCCCAGTTTCCACAGCAGCTCTGGAgtattttattgtttttctgTGTTTTATcttcttaaggagatttatagAGATGATTGACACTGCACCTTTTTCCTGCTTTAGGTACGAACTGCTTATTTTGAGGGGAAAAATCGCATTGATTCTCTAATAGCAGATATTGGTAATTGGGGTGCAAATGCAGTAACCATACATGGTCGATCACGTCAACAGCGCTACAGTAAGCTTGCTGACTGGGATTACGTCTACCAATGTGTACAAAGGGCCCCTAAGTCTTTACAAGTCCTTGGAAATGGtgatgtattttcttatttagaCTGGAACAAGCACAAAACTGAGTGCCCTGAGCTTTCTACATGTATGATTGCTCGAGGTGCATTGATAAAGGTTAGTAGTAAAATGTTTTCTGCTCTTCTATTTCCGTTATGTGAAATTTGTTGCTGTTGCATGTTCATTCTATATGTGCCTCGAGGGTCTATCTGCACTAAGCCGCACTTCATAATTTTGCAGCCGTGGATATTTACCGAAATCAAGGAACAGAGGCACTGGGACATTACATCTGGGGAGCGGCTAGATATCTTGAAGGATTATGCACGATTTGGCCTTCAACACTGGGGTTCCGATTCAAAAGGTATATAGTTATGTTGCATAATGTTAATGGGACATTAAGAAGTTGCCTCGTAAAAGTACCAGATATATTGCTAACTTATTGGGAGCATGCCATAAGGATAAGCTATCATGTTATATTTGCATCCATGTTTACACATAGAACTGAGTGTTGGGAGTCTTTACATCATCATATGTTAGtcattttacattatgtatattaGAAGATAAGAGAACATGTGGAATTGCTATATCTATGCTAATATGTTCCAGGCATGTTCGGACTTGCTGAACTGTGCTCAATATCTGGCCCTTGGAGCAGGATAAATTGAATCGATACTGCTTTTGTTTACTTGTccgatttattttttttccgcTCTTATCCATTTTACACCAGCAGTGATTTATGTATGTATCCTCTACATCCTATGGttattcattcatttcttgaatGTCTGTGAAGCATTAATGGGAGGAGCTACAAGTATGCTGCAATAACTTTCAATTGTTTTTCTTGAACAGATGGGGGTTTTCCTCTACATTTTATTCTCATTAGCAGCAGTTTGCTTTGTTTGCAATATTCAAAAATTATCCTTATCTATTCCTAATGTTTGCACCAAATGAGCGCAGGAGTGGAAACAACAAGGCACTTTTTGTTGGAGTGGCTTAGTTACACTTGTCGGTATGTTCCAGTTGGCCTGTTAGATGTTATTCCACAAAGAATAAATTGGCGACCACCCTCATACTACGGTAGGGATGACCTCGAGACACTAATGGCCTCTGATTCTGCTGCTGACTGGGTACGTAATTTTGTTGTTCGTACACAGTATTGTCAAGCACTTATAACATTTATTG encodes:
- the LOC132065078 gene encoding tRNA-dihydrouridine(47) synthase [NAD(P)(+)]-like, with amino-acid sequence MDETLTDQSPAAIAAAQPETTVQAPSSNTVDGGVVSQEFRRPEELVAKAIAPVKREYLRPPPCRPSNNNNNNDSSVGVQNDDAAEAKSAHIVKEKKSKRQIKRDRQKELKSPLHICPAVAKSGKVSACQYNDKCRFSHDLEAFKAEKPADIEGSCPFLVYEGPCPYGVGCRFAGTHRDDVSAQTENLPVKSSEVNFFNKDTQKLLWKNKMKFPKAEATLKLLGLKGNPKDKILADKEENGQFVPKEPATDTKINSSEVAADSITPSISPEDDLDENNLADDIRPLKKAKSSVNEICSSQVSNGSSVQGEVLGSNCDVNKSEPTADAVTDSDKSLKLHHREKKLIDFRDKLYLAPLTTVGNLPFRRVCKVLGADVTCGEMAMCANLLQGQASEWALLRRHPSENLFGVQICGAYPDTVTKTVELIEQECSVDFIDINMGCPIDIVVNKGAGSALLTKPMRMKSVVDAASLTVDTPVTIKVRTAYFEGKNRIDSLIADIGNWGANAVTIHGRSRQQRYSKLADWDYVYQCVQRAPKSLQVLGNGDVFSYLDWNKHKTECPELSTCMIARGALIKPWIFTEIKEQRHWDITSGERLDILKDYARFGLQHWGSDSKGVETTRHFLLEWLSYTCRYVPVGLLDVIPQRINWRPPSYYGRDDLETLMASDSAADWVRISEMLLGKVPAGFSFAPKHKSNAYDRAENG